One Dioscorea cayenensis subsp. rotundata cultivar TDr96_F1 chromosome 15, TDr96_F1_v2_PseudoChromosome.rev07_lg8_w22 25.fasta, whole genome shotgun sequence genomic region harbors:
- the LOC120277512 gene encoding uncharacterized protein LOC120277512, giving the protein MEKETKSSQRPPRIAPEPEFPLQWGSRKRLRCVRVRDETTPDRSDGRRRINRRIVDKDLPFPPLLPIPLHPRISESAGSDSRKSRSASLSPEKEDRFYTTRGSLAACEENGHGIGIDERGAGAMVSMPRFFVSLSNKEKEEDFMAMKGCKLPQRPRKRSKLLQKCLLLVSPGAWLSELSHERYEVREKKSSRKRRRGLKAMCLESDSE; this is encoded by the exons atggagaaggagaCGAAGAGTAGCCAAAGACCGCCGCGAATAGCGCCGGAGCCGGAGTTTCCCTTGCAGTGGGGAAGCCGGAAGCGGCTCCGGTGTGTCAGAGTGCGAGATGAGACCACACCGGATAGATCCGATGGCCGGCGGCGCATCAATCGCCGCATCGTTGATAAGGATCTACCTTTTCCTCCCCTTCTCCCCATCCCTCTCCATCCAAG GATATCAGAGTCGGCGGGGAGTGATAGTCGGAAATCGAGATCTGCGTCGCTGTCGCCGGAGAAGGAGGATCGGTTCTATACGACGAGGGGTTCACTGGCGGCGTGCGAGGAAAATGGGCATGGGATTGGGATTGACGAGAGAGGAGCTGGCGCCATGGTTTCCATGCCGAGGTTCTTCGTTTCTCTTTcgaacaaggagaaggaggaggactTCATGGCCATGAAGGGTTGCAAGCTTCCTCAGAGACCTCGGAAGAGATCCAAGCTCCTCCAAAAATGTCTtctt CTTGTGAGTCCTGGAGCTTGGCTTTCAGAGTTGTCTCATGAGAGATATGAGGTTAGAGAGAAGAAGAGCTCAAGAAAG AGGAGAAGAGGATTGAAAGCTATGTGTTTGGAGAGTGATTCAGAATGA
- the LOC120278066 gene encoding glutamyl-tRNA reductase-binding protein, chloroplastic — MTTFFSTPSIHSSRLLLHGFRINGVSSSLPLSRTLHCSHVAMASTASQSSQTVESGDAGGGSDVFQLIHAHQAAAARLSPIEEARTLLNYSVRGVLSSFSKDHEGYPSGSMVDFACDDNGSPILAVSSLAVHSKNLLCNPKCSLLIAKDPQDRTDVVITLHGDAIPVSEKDREAVRSVYLRKLPDAFWVDFGDFHFIQIKPKFVRYVTGVATALLGSGEFGAEEFKAAKVDPIFQFSAPITSHMNKDHPEDTKAIVEYSTSVKVDSAYMLDVDSLGFNVKAGFQGSTLKLRIPFPRRAEDRKDVKTLIVEMLQAARASS; from the exons ATGACGACCTTCTTCAGTACGCCATCGATCCACTCCTCTAGACTATTGCTCCATGGCTTCCGTATCAATGGAGTCTCCTCATCTCTGCCTCTCTCTCGGACCCTCCATTGCTCTCATGTGGCCATGGCATCAACCGCTTCTCAGTCATCGCAG ACCGTGGAATCTGGTGATGCCGGTGGTGGTTCAGATGTTTTCCAGTTGATTCATGCCCATCAG GCTGCTGCTGCTCGGCTCTCTCCGATTGAGGAAGCGCGGACATTGCTTAATTATAGTGTTCGGGGTGTGCTTTCTAGTTTTTCCAAG GATCATGAGGGTTATCCATCTGGATCAATGGTGGATTTTGCATGTGATGATAATGGCTCCCCAATATTGGCAGTCAGTAGTTTAGCTGTTCATTCAAAG AATTTGTTGTGTAATCCTAAATGCTCCTTGCTTATTGCAAAAGATCCCCAAGATAGGACTGATGTTGTCATTACTCTTCATGGGGATGCAATTCCT GTATCTGAGAAAGATAGAGAAGCTGTGAGATCTGTATATTTAAGAAAGCTTCCTGATGCTTTCTGG GTGGACTTCGGTGATTTTCACTTCATCCAGATAAAACCTAAATTTGTGCGATATGTAACTGGAGTTGCAACAGCTTTATTAGGATCAGGAg AATTTGGTGCTGAAGAGTTCAAAGCTGCAAAAGTTGATCCAATATTTCAGTTTTCAGCCCCTATTACG TCCCACATGAATAAGGATCACCCCGAAGATACAAAGGCAATAGTGGAATACTCAACCTCAGTGAAG gTGGATTCTGCTTACATGCTGGATGTTGACAGCCTTGGCTTCAATGTTAAG GCTGGTTTCCAAGGAAGTACTCTGAAACTTCGGATTCCTTTCCCTAGACGTGCAGAAGATAGAAA GGATGTGAAAACTCTTATAGTAGAAATGCTCCAAGCTGCTAGAGCATCAAGCTAA